The following coding sequences lie in one Phragmites australis chromosome 8, lpPhrAust1.1, whole genome shotgun sequence genomic window:
- the LOC133926923 gene encoding protein CYTOKININ-RESPONSIVE GATA TRANSCRIPTION FACTOR 1-like produces the protein MSAIYMSQLSTALPLMEGDHQQDHRHQGHFQAFTMPKDPPLLFPFVISNSSTSDGSLSYGSADHHLTRQHQAMLEPQHMINGSSASVFAMPFPTVESIHDDMIEPSSYDPYDMGKLQVSGSLETGSWTPPAKMRITRKVSADPGAGMAAKKPRRRAQAYEDMGSGMSSQPNLGVIRVCSDCNTTKTPLWRSGPCGPKSLCNACGIRQRKARRAMMASGASSTTDGAKATLLSDAAPTHPKVKKEKRADVDRSLPFKKRCKVVQDHAAVATPAIAADKAVFPQAAAQVADGGLSRDLVDNIGLISWSRSPAPAAAATVWSSFLPSPALPVQDEITDAAMLLMTLSCGLVRS, from the exons ATGTCTGCCATCTACATGAGCCAGCTCTCCACTGCTCTCCCTCTCATGGAGGGAGATCACCAACAAGATCATCGTCACCAAGGCCACTTCCAGGCCTTCACCATGCCAAAGGATCCCCCTCTCCTGTTCCCCTTTGTGATCAGCAACAGCAGCACTAGTGACGGCAGCCTGAGCTATGGGTCAGCAGACCATCACTTGACGAGGCAGCATCAAGCTATGCTAGAGCCCCAGCAT ATGATTAATGGATCGTCGGCGAGTGTCTTTGCGATGCCGTTCCCGACCGTGGAGAGCATCCACGACGACATGATCGAGCCATCCTCGTACGATCCATACGATATGGGGAAGCTGCAGGTCAGCGGATCGCTCGAGACTGGCAGCTGGACGCCGCCAGCCAAGATGAGGATCACGAGGAAGGTGAGCGCGGATCCCGGTGCTGGCATGGCGGCGAAGAAGCCCAGGAGAAGGGCGCAAGCGTACGAGGATATGGGCAGCGGCATGAGCAGCCAACCTAATTTGGGTGTTATTAGGGTGTGCTCGGACTGCAACACCACCAAGACCCCCTTGTGGAGGAGTGGCCCTTGCGGCCCCAAG TCGCTCTGCAACGCGTGCGGCATCAGGCAGCGGAAGGCGCGTCGCGCGATGATGGCCTCTGGGGCGTCGTCCACCACCGATGGCGCTAAGGCGACCTTGCTCAGCGACGCCGCGCCCACGCACCCCAAGgtgaagaaggagaagagagcGGACGTGGACCGGTCGCTGCCGTTCAAGAAGCGGTGCAAGGTGGTCCAGGATCACGCTGCCGTCGCCACTCCTGCCATTGCCGCTGACAAGGCCGTCTTCCCGCAGGCCGCCGCGCAGGTTGCTGACGGCGGTCTGAGCAGGGATCTCGTCGACAACATTGGGCTCATCAGCTGGAGCAGGAGTCCTGCTCCCGCAGCAGCCGCCACCGTCTGGAGCAGCTTCCTGCCGTCGCCGGCCTTGCCAGTGCAGGACGAGATCACGGACGCCGCCATGCTTCTCATGACGCTGTCTTGCGGGCTTGTCCGGAGCTGA